A window of Pan paniscus chromosome X, NHGRI_mPanPan1-v2.0_pri, whole genome shotgun sequence genomic DNA:
ggaaggggaaagagggTCTGTTACCTGCAATAATGCCAGAGACCACGGTGGCTATGATTGGGGTGCGTGTGCCGGTGTGGATCCGAGCAAGTACACGGAACAGGAGGCCATCCTCTGCCATCGCGTAGATCACCCGAGGCATGGGGAAcatggagcccaggaggctggagaggagaaTGCCCAGGGTGGCATAAGTTGACTGGGATCTCTCTTCCCAAGACTGTATGTTTAAAGAGTCTCCACTTTCCCCTCACAGCCCTTTTAAGGGGTATTCTCTGGTACTGAATGCTATAACCTGAGACTCTGAcagcagaagaaaacaaacatttgatACTGACCTGGTAGAAAGAGCACAGAGGGAGCCAACAGCCACAACATAGCGGGCAGGAGCCCATCCAATGTAGAGAAATGCCTCAGGCAAAGGGCTCTCAGGCTGAAGCTGGTAGTAAGGCATCATCAGGGTGAGTGCAGAAGAGACACCAAAATACGCCAAAAAGCAGACAGACAGTGAGATCACAATGCCCATCGGGATGGAACGCTGGGGATTCTGGGCTTCTTCTCCTGAAGGAAAGGCGTAAGGTTCTAAATTAGGGAAGCAGGCCCACTCCTCTACCACCCCAAGTCTGCATACAGCCTGGGCACACACTGTGCCCAAGCCCCAAacagaaacagaatggaatgactGTGTTACCAGTGGTAGCAATACAGTCGAAACCAACAAATGCATAGAAACAGGTCGCTGCTCCACGGAGAATTCCCTCGAAGCCGAAAGGCACAAATCCTCCAGAGCCTAGAGGACCCAAGCTAGAGTGGAAGAAGGGTTGGAGAAGGTAAGGGTGTGTTCAGCCAACTCTGTATCTTTTCTCTAATGCCAAACCAGTTAGCTAGGTCTTCAAAGCCCAGCCTCCCATTTTTTCCCATCTCCATCCAGAATCCTTCAGCAGATCCCCTTCTTCCCCTTCATTTTCCCAGCTCTGCAGCTCCTAAGAGTGACCATCTAACCTATAGGTGTCATTGAGTTCAGCCATGGCCAATTCGTAGTCCTCTTCTGTGAGCTTCCAGTTGTGCACGTCCCCCTTAATGAAGCCAGAGATCATGACGAACCCAAGAACCAAAAGGTTCACACCTGTGAACACTTTGGTAACCAGGGCCGACTCACTAGCCCCAAGAGCCAACAATCCTGTGGGAGAAATGGATTCAGGACTCCCAGAAAGTCTTCAGTCCAAGCTTTGTTTCCCTGCCTCTAGGTTCCTTCCCAGCTTTTCTTCTTCCCCACCATTATCACCCCACTTAAGCCTTTCTCAGGCCCATCCCCCATCCTTATCCCTGGCCCCAAGGACTAGCCCCTCCTGGCCCAACCCCCACCATTATACCCTGCTCTTTGCCTCACCAGTGAGCAGCAACACGAGGCCCAAAGCAAAGAAATCTGGATATTCTGCAAGGACATGGGGCACGTGCAGTGCAATGGACCCCTGCAGAGTCTTAGAGATGTGGTTCCCAATCAGGTTGTCAAAAGCAGAGCTCCAGGCCCGGGCCACACTGGCTGTACCTGGTGTAGCAGAGAGAGAAACATGTGGTCAAGTTCCCTTCTTCCCAGACCCCAGGCTCACACAAGTCCCTGCCATTTTCACCTAttcttacttttgttttgttttgagaccaagtctcactctgtcacccaggatggagtgcagtggcacaatctcctctccctgcaacctctgcctcctaggttcaagagattctcctgcctcaacctcctgagtagttgggactacaggtgtaagccaccctgggcggctaacttttgtatttttagtagagacagggtttcaccaggttggccaggctggtcttgaactcctgacctcaggtgatctgtctgcctcggcttcccaaagtgttgggattataggcgtgagccactgcacctggcctattattactttttaagaaCCAAAACCATTCACTTAATTAAGGAAACCAGGACGGAGATGGGTAGAATGAGCAATTTCTCCACACCTTCAACACCCCCCCCACCAGACCCCCAGCAAACCCACACATTTAGGGAGATTGAGGTCCTGTGAATAATATAAAGAATACTTCGGCTTCACCATTCCACCCAGATTTCCTGACCAAAAACCCCTTTGCTGGCTGTGCagtttcctccctcccccaccataTCTCACCAATGACATAGGAGAGGATGAGGTTCCAGCCAGTGGTGAAGGCCCAGAGTTCACCCACAGTGACATAGCTGTAGAGATATGCCGAACCAGAACGGGGAACCCGGGCACCAAACTCCGCATAGCACAGCCCAGCCAACACAGAAGACAGGGCAGCCACCAAAAAGCAGATCACAATGGATGGCCCTGCTTTATCTTTGGCCACCTCGCCAGCTAGGACATACACGCCTGCACCCAATGTGCTGCCCACACCCAGGGCCACTAAATCCAGGGTGCTTAGGCATCTGGCAAGGCGAGTCTCAGCCATGCCTGACTCCAGTGTACGTCTGCGTACCAGCTTTTGACCAAATCTGCGAAATGCTTGCCACGGCATCCTAGCAGGAATTGAAGATGATCTGgtgaaaaacaagacaaaaacccCTCAATAGGGCTCATTATCCCTAAACTCTGAAAGCGAATTACAAGACCCCCTCCACCAAGCAAAGGAGCTATTGGGAAATGAGGACGGGGATATGGAAGGGACAAAggcaagtcactttacctctaacctcagtttcttcataaaCAAGTAGCAATTACAATACCTTACAAGGTTTTTGGAAGGGCTAATTTCAGAAATGGCGCGTGAAAGCCCCCTGAAGTAGAGTGGCTGGCGCCTAGTAAGTGCTCAATCAATATTAGGTCTCTTTCTCTTGCCAGAAACTGATAGGGTTTATCCTAATCTCAACCCAGGAATCTTGAAACCTAATGTGTCAGTTCCTTGGCCTGTGGCTATTTGGGAATTAAACAGAGCTCCACCCAGGGGCTTCCCCCGGGGCTTCAAACAGACACAGCCCCCAGACCCCCCAGAGGGAGAGGGGACCAACCTCGCTGCAGATTAAAAGTGAGCACCGACTCAATTCCATCCCTCCTCACCAAGCCCACACTGCTCAACTAGCGCAGCTGTCGCCCAGGGGAGTAAGCAAATGTTCCCCTACTTCCTCCCAAGCCCTGCTAGGCTGACCTGCAAGCATCAACAGCGAGGCGGGGCTTCGACATCTAAAGATTTGGAGATGCGCCCCCAGAGGGGCCCCAGGGCAGCCCGAGATTACTCGCACTCtcctctcagcagagaggaaggGTTCCACCCGATGCCCCCCGACTCAGGTCCCAGATTTTCCTGCCCCCATCTAGAAATGGTTTGGAGCTGGGGTGGAGACGGGAGCCCTAACTCCCGGGGCGGGGGTCTCGCCAGCAACAGGTCACGGCCCCGTTGATGCAACTGCATGCCATGGTTGCCAGAGAATCCTAGGTACGCCCGGACCCTCGCCGTCCCCCCTCCGACACACGTGTGGGTCCCCAACGCTTACCAGAGAGCTGTTGCAAACCTAGGGAGCACAGAGTCTTGGACTGGGCTCGGTGAGGCGGAGTTAAGCCGAGTTGGGTTGGAGCTGCCGAGTTCGGCCGCTCAGGCTTCAAAGCTGCGGCTTGGGGTCGTTGCGCGCCAAGCGCCCCTTATATACACCAGGAGGCGGAGCCGGTAACGTCATGGGATCCCACCCCCAATCCTCCTCcctacacacaatacacacacacacacacacacacacacacacacacacacacaaaacacacacacttcTTGGCTTTGCAAAAGGATTGCGTGGGGCCTGAGACTGCGTCCCATCCTCACTAGCAAGCCTGGCGTGCCGGGGAGCGAGAAAAGGGGGAGGGCAGTCTTTTCCCATTTGCCTCGCTGGTCGTCAGAACAGGACAATAAGAGGCTTCCTGGCCAAAGAACCCATGAGATTTTCCACCTCTGTGCCCTGTTAGGACCAGTGATTCTGGGCAGGAATGGGGAAGGTAGGTGGGGTGTGATGGGGGGGAgttgggtgcgtgtgtgtgtgtgtgtgtgtgtgtgtgtgtgtcaggagtGAAGCGGAACACAGCAGGGGAGTCTCCACCTCACTCTCAGTCTTTCTTCCTTAGCTTTCTTGTCTACACATCTGACCCTGACCCTTCAGCTCTCACGCTCAGCTGTGGGTGTTTCTAATGCAGGCAGCAGGAGAATGGAAGATGATTTCAAGCCACCTGTATACAGATAATTAATCCAGTCTAGATTGATTTATAGGCCCCAATCTCTCTATAATGTGTCTCCAGCTGCCTATAAATATTAAACTATTAAATGTGAAATTCTGACAATACCAACATCTTGGAGGAGGAAGCTTGTTTAGTTCCATTTTATTGATGTgtaagctgaggctcagaggcatGACTTGTTTGACACCACACCATAATTATTGTTGACCACCTTTGATAAAACCTGGCCTGTTGGACTTCAATGCCTGCCTCCCATAGGCACCATATCTTATTCAAATGCACAAGAAGAGGGATGTGGCCACAAGGAAAGACAAACAGGGAGAGGCATCAGCAGCAGGGTAGGCCCGTTTAGGCTAGGAGATACTAGGAAACAGAAAAGAACCCGAAGAATCTAAGAATGATCACATTGGGTCAGATCCATAATCCATCTGACCCAATCAATTCTTACTCATAAGAAAGCACCAAAGGTTGTGAAAGTGTGGTCCCTGCTCCACCAAGACATCTTGGGGACTAAGGATGGACTCAAATATCCTTGCTTCTTTTAATGATCCATGATGAATATATTACCCATGAATCTAAAATCTAAATCCGTTTTGAAAGAATTGGTATTTTCAACCAGCTGCAGCTCCATTTGGCATtcattaagtatttattgagcatttattgagcactatgtGTAGTAGCTAGTACAGCAATGAAGAGACTATGaaggaaacacaaaataaaatcctTGCCCTCCTAGTCCTAATCTAACTagggaaagaaaacacacactATACAACTGAAACCTTATTACATAGACGTTAGGAGTGCTGTGTTTGGAATTGCACCTAGGTTAAACTCACAGCTCAGCCACTGTGGATTACCTAacatccctgagcctcagtttctggacataatatacatatttcaCAAGGTTGTTGTGATGCTTAGATGAGATTATGAAGTCAAGTCTTCCTGCCTGGCACATGGAAAGTACTCAAGAAAAACTTGATACATATTTGGAATGATATATTAGTGTATATGATCTGGTTGCTTAGATTAGGTGATTGATTGGATTATGAGATTGATTATTTATCACAGAGATAAAATCCAAATGCCATGAAATCCAGTCTTTTAAAGAGTACGATTCAATAGGATTTAGTATACAGTCACAGAGTTGTGTATCCATCACTAcaatcagttttagaacatttcatcattccaaaaagaaaccctgtacccattccCAGACAATCCCCATTTTCTCCCAATCCCCTCACCGTATCCCTAGGCAACCACAAATCAATTTTTTGTCTCTGTAAATTTGCctagatgttggtcaaaggatgtagagtttcagttatgcaagatgactAAGTTCTGGGGATCTAACGTGCAGCATGGTCGTTATAGTTATAACACTGTATTATGCTTGATACAGTTAATAGTATTGTATATTCGTGtacatacttgaaatttgctgagaatAGAGCGTAAATGTTCTTATCACatcaaaaaatagtaattttgcgAGGTGagggatatgttaattagcctcaTTATGATAATCATTTcactatattatacatatataaaaacatcatgttgtacacttttaaaaatatacaatttttatttacaactatacttcaataaagccaaaaataaaatgaataaataaaatgtaattcagttgagggaaaaaaagaaagaaaaccaccaTTTTGCACTCACCAAAGTAATAACTGATTCAGGCAAGGATAATCAATAGATGATCCTGGGTGTTGGGAAGCAAAATATTCACATGACCTCAAAGTACCACCCCACAGATTATAGTTTAATTATAAAGGGAAAGGTCCTGtattagggttttttgttttgtgttttttgtttgttttgttttgtttttgagacagagtctcactctatcgcccaggctggtgcagtggtgcgatcttggctcactgcaatctctgcctcccaggttcaagcgatccgcctgcctcagcctcccgagcagctgggactacaggcatgcgccaccatgcccagctaatttttgtacttttagtagagacagagtttcaccatgttggccaggctggcttcgaactcctgaccttaagtgatctgccctcctcagcctcccaaagtgctgagattacaggtgtgagccactgcactggccagtTGGTAACTTTAATTACCTCTGCAAAAGCCCATTTTCCATACAGTGAAACATATTCGCTGCTCTAACAAGCACCAAGGGAAAAAGTCACGGGGGCCAATATTCTTCCTACAACAGTAACTTTATAATGGAGAAATCTGGTGGAAAACACCTTAGCTAAGTGATCAAGTTTAGCACCACAAATAATGGGGCAAACTGACATTATATGCCAGCAGATGTGATGCAATGAGAAGTACATATCATCCATGACATATTTTTGCCAAAAACGTTTAACCCTGAAACTAGTTGTGAGGATGTAACCAGAAAAATCCAGATTGTAAGACATTTTATACGACAAAAGACAACTAGCTAGAGTTCTGCAAATGTCTTGAAAAATTttttgccgggcacggtggctcacgcctgtaatcccagcactttgggaggctaaggcgggtggatcacctgaggtcaggagttcgagaccagcctgaccaacatggagaaaccccatctctactaaaaatacaaaaattagccgggtgtggtgacacttgcctgtaatcccagctactcgggaggctgaggcaggagaatcgcttgaacctgggaggcggaggttgcaggtgagccgagatcatgccattgcactccagcctgggcaacaacagcaaaactctgtctcaaaaaaaacagaaaagaaaaagaaagattttttttttttttaggtagggGGACTGTTCTAAAGGAACTAAAGGAGACTGAGAATCATGACACTATGAAGTGCATGGTCCCCAGCTGGAACTTGGATTGGAATTCTAAGAAAACATCTATAAAGGAGATGATTGGGACTATAGCAGAAATTTGAATGTGGCCTGTATATTAGCTAATGATACTGTATCAATATTAATTTCTTGTGCACGATAATAATATTGAGGTTATGTAGGAAagaatgtccttgttcttaggaGATATGTGCTAAATATTTAGGGATGAAGTGTAATAAACTTGAAAATGGCTCGGcaaaaataatgtgtgtgtgcatgtgtgtggagagagacagagcaaaTGTGACAAATGTTGAAAAGTGGTGAATCTAGGTGAACAATATGGGTATTGCTTATACTACTCAAATTATCcatatatttgattttcttttaattaaaagttgaggccaggcacggtggcttatgcctgtaattccagcactttgggaggccaaggtgggtggatctcttgagctcaggagtttgagaccagcctgggcaacatggcgaaaccctgtccctactaaaaatacaaaaattagccaggcatggtggtgcgtgcctgcagtcccagctactcagtaggctgaaatgagagaatcacttgagcctgggaggtcaaggctgcagtaaactgagatcactccactgcactccatcaacaaagcaagaccctgtctcaaa
This region includes:
- the SLC7A3 gene encoding cationic amino acid transporter 3, whose protein sequence is MPWQAFRRFGQKLVRRRTLESGMAETRLARCLSTLDLVALGVGSTLGAGVYVLAGEVAKDKAGPSIVICFLVAALSSVLAGLCYAEFGARVPRSGSAYLYSYVTVGELWAFTTGWNLILSYVIGTASVARAWSSAFDNLIGNHISKTLQGSIALHVPHVLAEYPDFFALGLVLLLTGLLALGASESALVTKVFTGVNLLVLGFVMISGFIKGDVHNWKLTEEDYELAMAELNDTYSLGPLGSGGFVPFGFEGILRGAATCFYAFVGFDCIATTGEEAQNPQRSIPMGIVISLSVCFLAYFGVSSALTLMMPYYQLQPESPLPEAFLYIGWAPARYVVAVGSLCALSTSLLGSMFPMPRVIYAMAEDGLLFRVLARIHTGTRTPIIATVVSGIIAAFMAFLFKLTDLVDLMSIGTLLAYSLVSICVLILRYQPDQETKTGEEVELQEEAITTESEKLTLWGLFFPLNSIPTPLSGQIVYVCSSLLAVLLTALCLVLAQWSVPLLSGDLVWTAVVVLLLLLIIGIIVVIWRQPQSSTPLHFKVPALPLLPLMSIFVNIYLMMQMTAGTWARFGVWMLIGFAIYFGYGIQHSLEEIKSNQPSRKSRAKTVDLDPGTLYVHSV